The DNA region CTCAAGCTCGATTTCCCCAAAACTCTCCTCTAAACCTTTTTCTACATCACTTGCAAGGCGTGAGAGAAGATTTTCCTGCACTTCAATGCGGTCAATGACAAGTTTTATAGTGTGCTTTTTAGTTTTTGCTAGTTCAATGTCCTCATCAAGCCGCACCAAAACTCCGTCAATTTGCGCCCTTACATAGCCTTTATTACGCAAATTTTCTAGCAAATCTGTGTAAGTTCCCTTTTTGTCTCGCACTAAAGGAGCGTAAATGATGATTTTAGCACCTTTTGGAAGTTTTAAAATTTCACTGACAATATCCGCTGCACTCATCGATGAAATTTTTTCCCCACATTGATGACAATGCTGCACCCCAACCCTCGCATAAAGTAAGCGTAAATAATCATAAATTTCTGTTATCGTTCCCACCGTGGAGCGTGGATTTTTCGAAGTTGTCTTTTGGTCTATGGCTATGGCTGGGGTTAAGCCCTCGATTTTATCGACTTCTGGTTTGCCTACCTTATCTAAAAACTGCCTTGCATAAGCACTTAAGCTTTCAATGTAGCGGCGTTGTCCCTCAGCATAAAGTGTGCCAAAGGCTAGGGTAGATTTACCGCTACCACTTAAGCCTGTGAAAACGATGAGTTTATTTTTAGGTAGGTTAAGATTGATATTTTTGAGATTATTTTCTCTTGCACCGATGATTTTTATCATTATTTATTTGCTTTTTCTATATATTCGCCTCTTGTGGTATCAACGCGTATTACTTCACCCTCTAAAACATGAAAAGGGATTTGCACCACAGCACCTGTTTCAAGCGTGGCGGGCTTTTTGTTTGAGCCTTGTGTGTCGCCTTTGAAATTTGGAGCGGTTTCGATGATTTTAAGCTCAACTACTTGAGGCACTTCCACGCCTATGGCTTTGCCATTGTGAAAAAGCACTTCGACCATCATACCATCAAGCATCCATTTTTTAGCCTCGCCAACATCATCATCGCTGATAGCCACTTGCTCGTAACTTTGCGTATCCATAAATTGACAATTTTCGCCATCATCATAAAGATACTGCATTGTTTTTTGCTCCAAATTTGGAGCTTCGCATTTATCTCCTGCGTGGATTGTTTTTTCTAAAACCTTGCCGTCTATAAAAGACTTGATTTTCACGCGGACAAAGGCAGGTCCCTTGCCTGGTTTTACATGTTGATACTCTACTATCTTAAACGGAACGCCGTCAATTTCTATCTTAAGTCCCTTTTTTAAATCACCCATTGCATAAGTTGCCATAATTTTTCCTTTTGTTAAATTAAAAGCGTATTCTAGCCAAAATTCTTTTAAAACTTAATGAAAACGACTTGTTTTATAAGTTGCTATAAATTCGCGTAATTTTTTGAGCTTTTGCGTGTCTATTTCCTTGCCTCGTTCTTTGTCAATGCTAAGTTTTACATTTTCTAACATAGCCTCTTTTAAATCTTCGATATTTGGCACTTTAGGGGAAAAATCGACCGCATTTTGCTCTAAATCTTTTTTAGTATAAATGGGTATAATGCCCTTTAGGGCTGAAAAGCGGTTAAGTTGTTCTTCATTTTGTGCGATTAAAATGACAGGAATTCCCATAGCCGTGCAAGGTGAAGCGATGTGAAGTCCTGTGGTGATGATGAGTTTTGCTTCGTTTTTATAGCGTCTAAGTAAATTTTGCGTTTTTTTGAAAAAATGCTCTTGAGTATAGCTTGGCTCATCTTCTATTTTGATGGATTTTTGATTGATAAATTCAGCATTTTCGCGTAAATTTTGAGGGATAAAAGGCATTAAATCTTCATCAACATTGACTAAAAAAATCACACTTTGCGTTTCGCTTCTTTCTCTTTTATCTAAAGTTAAGGTTAAACATCTTGAAAGATAGGCATTAAAGCCCATTTTTTGACAAAATTCCAAAGTAAAATTATCTCTGCATCCTAAGTCTTTATTTTTGAAATAATGCGGAAAATGTGCGTTAAAAAATTGTATAAAATTCATCGCGCTTGGATTAAAATGCGTGCCGATGAAAACGCATAAAAGGCTAGGTGGCGGGAGAAAATTATTGCTAAGAGAAAAATAGCCTTGCATAATAACTATGCCTCCACCTTGCTTAAACATCAGGCTTTCACTGCTAGAGTATTCAAATTCTACTTTAGAAAAATTCTTTTTAATGGCGGCTTTTGTGGCGATAGTTTGGATAAAATCACCTAAATTATGATAACCTAAATGCGTATGATGAGAGTAGTCAAATAGCACAAAATGATTCGCCTTAAAATCTTTTTTAGTAGCATTTTGCATACTTTGCGTAAAAAGGTGTAAAAATTGCCTTCTTTCTATAAGTTCTAAATTTTTTTGAATTTTATCAAGCTCAAGCGCATCACGAAGTTTTTTAAAAAAAACACTTTTTTTATTTTTTAATTTTCTTAGCATCAAAACTCCTTTAAAAAGTTAAAAATTATAAAATAAAAAAAGTAAATTTGTTTTTGTATTAAGATTAATTGATTAAAATTTGCACTTCAAAGCATAGTAAATGCTCGCTTCGCAAGAAGAGGAAAGTCCGAGCTGCAAAAGACAAGCATTCCATCTAACAGATGGCTAGAGTGATCTAAGGGATAGTGCAACAGAAAGCAAACTACCGCAAAAGCGGAAAAGGTGAAACGGCAGGGTAAGAGCCTACCAGCGATTTTGGTAACAAAGTCGGCTATGTAAACCCAATGTGCAGCAAGAAGGGGTGGTTATCGTCTTTATTTTAACCCTTCGCTTGATTTTGTTTGTAAAAACAAAACTAGATAAATGAGCATTCACGACAGAACTCGGCTTATCGCTATGCTTTGATGTAATGAAGTGCCTTTTGAAATTTTTGTAATTCTGTGGCTTGATAATCTTTTTTAGCTCCAATGAGCTTAGTTGCTTCTTTTAAAAGTGCTTCTAGTTGAGAAAGTAGGGCATTTAAATTTTCTTTTAAGCTTTCATCATCGTCTAAATTCTCAACCATAGCTTTTAAATCAAGCGTAGAAGATAAAGTCTCTATCTTGTCGGTATCTTCCTCTATAAGGGCGAGTTTAAATTCTTTAATCCACTCATTGATTTTCATTGCTATGCACTTCTCTCCACGCTTCTAAGAGTCCTTTAGTTACATTAATGACTTCATCGATTTTTTCTTCACTATTTTCTAAATTTGCTAAGGATAAAAGCTGAATTTCCCTTGTGTAAAGTCCCGCTAGGTAAAAGGCGACCTCGCCCCCTTTTTCATAGTCTAAATTATTTGTCAGCTCTATGAAAATCGCCGTTACGCGTTTGATAAAATACACCCTTTGTTCGATGTCCTCATTTCTTATAGCGTGTTTGGCTCTGGCACAAAAGCGTAAAACTCCCTCATAAAGCATTTCCACTAGTCTTTGTGGGGATTCTATCCCCACTTGTGATTCTGAATAAACGCTGTAAGCTAGATTATTTTCCATTGTTTATCCTTAATTGTTATTAGACTGATTTGCAGCGTTTATCATATTGCTTATGGTATTAAGCTGCGTGTTAAGCCTATTTAAGATGACTTCATATTGCAAAAACTGCATTTGCATTGTTTCAAATCTTTTATTAATCATCTCTTGCGTGGAGTCTTTAGACTTATTAAGCGCTTCTGTGTCTTTAGTTAAGCCCTCGTCATATTTTGTTAAAGAGCCGTCTTTTCCCGTAATGCCCTCAAGCGTGTTTTTAAGCTGGGCGAAAATGCCTTTTCCCTCGATAGGTTGGGCTGTGATTTTAGTCGCACTTAAGCCAAATTGCTTGAGTAAGTCTTCTTTTCCCTCGATAGCAAAGTCCGAGCCACTTTCGCTGTGAAATTTAATCTTAAAGCCATTAACTCCGCCTTGTTTCACTTCCTCAAGCTTAACGCTAAGTCCGTCTATGCCAAGGGAGTTGATATGATCGACTAAACTTTGCATTTTTTCTTGCACACTACTACCTGTTGGCTTGAAAGGTTTACCATCTTTACCTTTTGACAAATCGTAGGTTTCGTGGTTAAAGATGATTTTAAAATCGCCTAGCCCAAATTCTTCATCCTCTATCTTGCCTTTATTAGTTTCGACAGTTTGCCCTGCGTGGTCGATGTCCTTATATTTTGTAATACCCGCAAAAAAGCCCTCCGCAAAGGAAATATCCTCTTTCATCTTTTTCTCAAAATCGCTTTTGATAAAGCTTAAATTCCCACTTTCACTTATCTTAAGCCCAAAGTCTTGCATAGAAAGCATAACGGTGGCGTTCATATCATTACCATTTTTATCCTTGATTACGCCCTCCACAGGCACAGAGTCAAAAAGAGCGGAGATAAGGGTGGAGCGTATGCTATTGACTTCACTCACACCTTGTAAGGTTCCCTTCATACCTGTTTCGCTATTAAAATCCGTTGAGGCGTTAAGATTTGCCACAAGGTCATTATAGGCATTAACTAAATCTTCCATAGCCTTCGTTACGGCTTCGGTATCTTGCTGGACTTCGAAATTCACTTCGCCTGTTTTATTAAGCGTGAGGGTTAAGCCCACGGCTAGGTCGGTTATGGTATTACTTGGACGCACCATTTTGATGCCGTCCATTGTAAATTCAGCATTTTGTGCTTTTTTAAGGTGATTCGTTTGGTCTTTGATGCCATAGCCCACTTTCTTTTTCTCCACATCTTCAGGTTTTAAAGAGGGGATAGTGTCAAGCTCCCAGCCTAAATTTGTAAAAATTTTCTTAGCTTCTTCATTTTCTTTATATTCCGTTTTAGATGTTCCATCTGGTTGTTTAGTTGTTTCCTTACTCCCCGGATAAAAGCTTATCGCATTTTCCTCGCCTGTTTCTTTACTTGTAAGGCTTAAGCGGTAGCCGTCAGGCTTTTCGCCTGTGTTGATGATTTTAGCGACTATGTTACCATCGCTTGCGGTGCTGATTTTATCCGCTAGGTCTTTGTAGGTAGTCGTTTTATCGATAGTTACGCTATATTCTTTACCATTTTGAAAAAAGGTGAGTTTGGTATCACTTTGTAAGTTCGCATTAATAACGCCCGTATCTGTCGTAAGAGCTTTACTTTGATACACATCTTTTTCCGCAAGTTGAGTAACATTAACCTTCATACTTTGCAAAGCCACGCCCGCATCCGCACTTAAACTTGCAGCTGGATTGTCTTTAATGCTAGAGCTTACCTTTCTAGCCGCAAAAGCGGTGGCATCCCCTAGTGAAGAAACGGCAGTTTGAAAGGCTAAAAGTTTAGTTTTTATCTCGGTTAAGTCCTTTTGTTTGGCAGCATTTTCTTCTACTTTTTTCTTATAGGGTTCAACCCTCCTTGCCTCTTCTGCTTTTTTTAATTTGTCAATGGTCTCTTGGGTTAAAACCCCAGAAGCAAAGCCTAAGCTTGATAAAGTTCCTAGTGCCATTTTAACTCTCCTTATCGAATATCATTCCTATCACTTCTCTAAAGTGCTCACTCAGTCGCATCGCCTCTTCGCTTGGAATTTGGCGTATCTCTTTACCTGTGCTTTTTTCTGTAACGCTAAGATACATCGAATTTATCTTATCGTTATAGCCAAAACGCACATTTGTGTTTAAAGACTCCGCTTGGTCGTTAAGCTTTTGTGCGACTTCTTTTAACTGCTCTGCAAAGCTTTGCTTTCCTTGCGTAGCCTCTGCGTTTGTCTTGTTTGTCTCTACTATTTTAGAGTTATCAGCAGTGTTTAGACTTTGATTTTTTGCGGTTAAGTCCATTTGCTGCCTAGTTATTGCCTTCGATATTTCCATTTTAAAGTCCTTTTTAAAATTTCTACTTCTTATATCGACTAAATGAAAATTTTCTAAATAGCTAAAAATGCAAAAATTTAAAAATTTTCTCTACAAAGTCATAAGCAAAAAATGTGCCAAATTGAATTTAAGAGGAGGGTTTGGCTAAATTTAGCCAAAAATTTCAAATTGTTTAAAAAGCTTTGTGTCTTCTTCAATAATATTACGCAAGATGAGATTTTCCACTACTTTTTTGGAGCAATCTGTCTGCTTTGGCCACTCTCTTTGATAATTTTCAAATTCATTTTTCGCTGTGGCGTTTAAGGCTATGCAATCATTTTTGATAAAAATGTCTCTTTGTGCGTCTAGATTATTAACCACACGCCACACTAGCATATAGGGGTTTTCTAGGTGATTTTCTTTATCTAAAAAGATGAGAATTCTAAAATGCTTTTTGTATTTTAAAAGCTTTTCAAAACTTGCTTTAACGCTTTCTTTTTTATCGTATAAAATACACACAATAGGGCTTTTACACTCTGTATAAAACTGCTTTAAGGCGTGAATTTCAAGCTCTTTTTCAAAAAGACTTTTAAGCATTTCATCGCTTAAAATTTCAAGCTCTTTAGCATTAAAATTACAAGTTGCATCAAGGGCTGCCTTACCGCCAAAACAAGCATTGGGTGAGGCGTGGTCAAGCTGGTCGCAAATGCCTTGAGAGATATAAATTTTCTCCACATCAAAGCGGTTTAAAATATAGGGGATTAAGCTTTCATAATCCTCTAAATTCGGCGCATCTTTATCCACAAAAAGGGCGTGTTTAACAAAGCTCATTTGCCCCACACCCCAAAGTGTGTGCATAATTTGTTGTGCGTGGGCGGGGTAATGCGTGTGAATTTTAGCTAAGATGAGATTATGAAAGACGCCATTTTCTGGCATTTTATAATCAAGTAAATCAGGCGTAGTTGTTTGTAAAAGCGGTAAAAAAATGCGTTCAGTCCCAAGTCCCATCACTCTATCTTCTAAAGGCGGTTTTCCCACTACAGTGGCTTGATAGACGGCGTCTTTTTTAGCATAAATTTTATCGACTTTCATCACGGGAAAAAGCTCAGGTGGAGTATAAAAGCCCGTATGATCGCCAAAAGGACCCTCAAGCTTAAAATTATCTAAATCTACATAGCCCTCAATTACAAAATCACTATCATAAGGCACAAAAATTCCATTTTCACACGGCGTAAGCCTTGCGTTTTGCCTTTTGATAAAGCCATAAAGCAAAAGCTCAAATATGCCCTTAGGAAGTGGAGCTTGTGCGCACCAAATGTAAAGTGGATCGCCTCCTATGGCTATGCTAACAGGCATTTTAGAAAGCCCAGCTTCTTTATACTCTCTACAAAAATTCGCTCCGTCTTTGTGAATTTGCCAGTGCATTAAAAGCTCATTTTCACTGCTTACTTGCAAACGATACATACCTAAATTATTTTGCGTTTTGTCGGGATTTTGCGTATAAATTTGACCCATAGTGATAAAGGGTGCGGCGTCTAGACTCCAAGTTTTAAGTATAGGAAGCTCTTTAAGTGAGGGTAAAAGCTCATAGCGATAAAGTGCTTTTTCTTTTTGAAGCCTTTTAGGTGGAGCAAAACGAAGCTTTGAAAGTTTGGTAAAAAAGTCAAATTTAGCCTTTAAGCTTGTGGGGATATGAAGCTTAGTTAGCTGTGAAATTTCGTCTGCTACTTCTTCATAATCACGCGTTAGAGCTAAATTTAAAGCCTTTTGATTACAAAAAGTATTCATTAAAACAGGGTATTTATAAGCCTTTTTCTCCCTTATGGGCTGGGTGAAAAGCAGTGCCTTTCCCTCTTCGAATTTTTTCGCCTCGATATAAGCGATATGGGGGATTTCAAGCTCTACATCTAAAGGTTCATCGATGATTTTTAAAAGCTCATTTTGCTTTAAAAGTTCTATAAAGCGTCTCATAGCATAGCCTCCGCTCTTTTTAAAAGCTCTTTCGCACCTCTTTTGATAAACTCAAGTGCAAGTCTCTCGCCAAAACCTTGATAATTTTTTTTCAAAATGATCCTTTTATCGCGTAAAATTTCACTGCCATCTGGTAAGCCTAGGATAGAACGCACGGTGATTTGCTCCCCAATTAATTCCGCATTAATCCCAATAGGCACTTGACACCCTCCCTCCAAAGTGCGGATAAAGTCTCTCTCAACCGTGCTTTCTATTAAGGATTTTTCATCGTTAAGGCATTGAAGTAGGGTTAAAATTTCGCTTTTATCAGGGCTTTGTATGCCTAAAATTCCTTGCGTAGCGGCTGGGACTAGCTCATCTTTGCTAAAGCGGTAAATAAATTTGACTTCTTTTTCAAGCCTTAGTCTTTTGACCCCTGCACTTGCCAAAATAATAGCGTCAAATTCGCCGTCTTTAAGTCTTTTAAGCCTAGAATTGACATTGCCCCTTAAATTGATAATATGCAAATCAGGACGCAAGGATAAAAGCTGCATTTTACGCCTTAAGCTTGTTGTGCCGACTTTAGCGTTTTGTGGTAGGGCGTTTAAGTCTTTATAAAGCTCACTTAAAAGTGCGTCCGTGTCATCTTCTCTTACGCTAAGTGCGGCTAAAACTAAGCCCTGAGGTAAGAAGCTAGGCACATCTTTTAAGCTATGCACGGCTAAATGAGCCTTATTTTCTAGCATAGCATTTTCAAGCTCTTTTGTGAAAAGTCCTTTACCGCCTATTTTAGCTAAGGGGCTATCAAGTAAAATATCTCCTTTAGTGCTAAAGCCCTCTAAATGCACTTCTATGCCGTGTGTTTTGCGTAAAATGTCTGCTATAAATTCACTTTGCCATAAAGCTAGTGGGCTTTTTCTCGTGGCTATGATGAGCTTTTTCATTGTATCCCTTTGGATTGATTTAAATTTTGCATTATAGCATTTTGCGTATCAAATAAGCCTTTTATGATAAATCTTTTTTGTAGATTGCGGTTTGATTAATGAAAATTTTATTATAATTCATCATCAAGTTTTGATAATACAAAGGATTTTTATGCACTCTTTCAAACAAAAATATCTCGTTAATTTTTGGGACAATTATAAAGCCTTAGTCGCACTTGGAATTTTGAGTGCTGTTTATTTTGGCATTTTTGGTAGTGTGTGGGCTGTAACAGGAGAGATGACTCGCTGGGGCGGGGAATTTTTGGAGCTTTTTGGGGTGGATTTAAGCTCTTATTCTTACTATCAAAAGCAAAATTTAAGTGGCACTCCTCTCACAAGAACGGACGGCTTAATGCTTATAGGTATGTTTGTGGGCTGTTTTATCGCTGCACTTTGGGCTAATAAAGTCAAATGGCGACTTCCAGCTAGTAAAATAAGAATTTTCCAAGCCCTTGTAGGCGGTGCTTTGGCTGGTTTTGGAGCGCGACTTGCTTTTGGCTGTAATTTGGCGAATTTTTTTACTGGACTTCCTTATTTTTCTTTGCATACTTGGATTTTTACACTTTTTATGGTCGGGGGAATTTATGTAGGCGTAAAGCTTTGCAATATGCCTTTTTTCAAACCTAAGGCAAAATTAATGAAAGTGGATAAGGCAAATTGCACTTTAAAGCCTGACAAAACTAGAGCGAGGGTGCATTTTGCATTAGGCAGTGTGCTTTTTATACTTTTTGTGCTTACTTTGGGTTATTTGAGTGCGGGTGAGCTTAATGTCAAGGATAAATCAAGTCTTTTAAGTCTCGCACTTTTGTTTGGCTTTGGTTTTGGCTTTGTGATAGCAAGGGCACAAATTTGCTTTACTTCTTGTTTTAGAGACTTATTTTTATTTGGCAGGGATAAGGCTGTAAAAGGTGCTTTAATGGGTATGATTATCGCTTCTTTAATCGCCTTTGCCTTTATTTTACAAGGACACGGCACGAAGCTTATAGAACTTTCTCCTGCTCTTGCTTTGGGGGCGTTTTTATTTGGCTTTGGGATAGTGTTTGCTGGGGGTTGTGAGTGTGGCTGGACTTATAGGGCTTTTGAGGGACAGACGCATTTTATGCTTGTGGGCGTGGCAAATATAGCTGGGACTATGATTTTGGCTTTGAGTTATGATTTGATCCCTAGTGCTTTAAAAGACGGAGTGAAGATTAATTTATTGAGTTTGGGAAATTTGACGGGTTTTGGGCTTAATTTCACACTTTTTATTTTTGTATTTGTTTTGATTTTATGCTATAAGAAAAATTTTTTTAAGG from Campylobacter upsaliensis includes:
- the efp gene encoding elongation factor P translates to MATYAMGDLKKGLKIEIDGVPFKIVEYQHVKPGKGPAFVRVKIKSFIDGKVLEKTIHAGDKCEAPNLEQKTMQYLYDDGENCQFMDTQSYEQVAISDDDVGEAKKWMLDGMMVEVLFHNGKAIGVEVPQVVELKIIETAPNFKGDTQGSNKKPATLETGAVVQIPFHVLEGEVIRVDTTRGEYIEKANK
- a CDS encoding polysaccharide pyruvyl transferase family protein encodes the protein MLRKLKNKKSVFFKKLRDALELDKIQKNLELIERRQFLHLFTQSMQNATKKDFKANHFVLFDYSHHTHLGYHNLGDFIQTIATKAAIKKNFSKVEFEYSSSESLMFKQGGGIVIMQGYFSLSNNFLPPPSLLCVFIGTHFNPSAMNFIQFFNAHFPHYFKNKDLGCRDNFTLEFCQKMGFNAYLSRCLTLTLDKRERSETQSVIFLVNVDEDLMPFIPQNLRENAEFINQKSIKIEDEPSYTQEHFFKKTQNLLRRYKNEAKLIITTGLHIASPCTAMGIPVILIAQNEEQLNRFSALKGIIPIYTKKDLEQNAVDFSPKVPNIEDLKEAMLENVKLSIDKERGKEIDTQKLKKLREFIATYKTSRFH
- the fliS gene encoding flagellar export chaperone FliS, which codes for MENNLAYSVYSESQVGIESPQRLVEMLYEGVLRFCARAKHAIRNEDIEQRVYFIKRVTAIFIELTNNLDYEKGGEVAFYLAGLYTREIQLLSLANLENSEEKIDEVINVTKGLLEAWREVHSNENQ
- the fliD gene encoding flagellar filament capping protein FliD, with amino-acid sequence MALGTLSSLGFASGVLTQETIDKLKKAEEARRVEPYKKKVEENAAKQKDLTEIKTKLLAFQTAVSSLGDATAFAARKVSSSIKDNPAASLSADAGVALQSMKVNVTQLAEKDVYQSKALTTDTGVINANLQSDTKLTFFQNGKEYSVTIDKTTTYKDLADKISTASDGNIVAKIINTGEKPDGYRLSLTSKETGEENAISFYPGSKETTKQPDGTSKTEYKENEEAKKIFTNLGWELDTIPSLKPEDVEKKKVGYGIKDQTNHLKKAQNAEFTMDGIKMVRPSNTITDLAVGLTLTLNKTGEVNFEVQQDTEAVTKAMEDLVNAYNDLVANLNASTDFNSETGMKGTLQGVSEVNSIRSTLISALFDSVPVEGVIKDKNGNDMNATVMLSMQDFGLKISESGNLSFIKSDFEKKMKEDISFAEGFFAGITKYKDIDHAGQTVETNKGKIEDEEFGLGDFKIIFNHETYDLSKGKDGKPFKPTGSSVQEKMQSLVDHINSLGIDGLSVKLEEVKQGGVNGFKIKFHSESGSDFAIEGKEDLLKQFGLSATKITAQPIEGKGIFAQLKNTLEGITGKDGSLTKYDEGLTKDTEALNKSKDSTQEMINKRFETMQMQFLQYEVILNRLNTQLNTISNMINAANQSNNN
- a CDS encoding FlaG family protein; protein product: MEISKAITRQQMDLTAKNQSLNTADNSKIVETNKTNAEATQGKQSFAEQLKEVAQKLNDQAESLNTNVRFGYNDKINSMYLSVTEKSTGKEIRQIPSEEAMRLSEHFREVIGMIFDKES
- a CDS encoding menaquinone biosynthesis decarboxylase; its protein translation is MRRFIELLKQNELLKIIDEPLDVELEIPHIAYIEAKKFEEGKALLFTQPIREKKAYKYPVLMNTFCNQKALNLALTRDYEEVADEISQLTKLHIPTSLKAKFDFFTKLSKLRFAPPKRLQKEKALYRYELLPSLKELPILKTWSLDAAPFITMGQIYTQNPDKTQNNLGMYRLQVSSENELLMHWQIHKDGANFCREYKEAGLSKMPVSIAIGGDPLYIWCAQAPLPKGIFELLLYGFIKRQNARLTPCENGIFVPYDSDFVIEGYVDLDNFKLEGPFGDHTGFYTPPELFPVMKVDKIYAKKDAVYQATVVGKPPLEDRVMGLGTERIFLPLLQTTTPDLLDYKMPENGVFHNLILAKIHTHYPAHAQQIMHTLWGVGQMSFVKHALFVDKDAPNLEDYESLIPYILNRFDVEKIYISQGICDQLDHASPNACFGGKAALDATCNFNAKELEILSDEMLKSLFEKELEIHALKQFYTECKSPIVCILYDKKESVKASFEKLLKYKKHFRILIFLDKENHLENPYMLVWRVVNNLDAQRDIFIKNDCIALNATAKNEFENYQREWPKQTDCSKKVVENLILRNIIEEDTKLFKQFEIFG
- the hemC gene encoding hydroxymethylbilane synthase, translating into MKKLIIATRKSPLALWQSEFIADILRKTHGIEVHLEGFSTKGDILLDSPLAKIGGKGLFTKELENAMLENKAHLAVHSLKDVPSFLPQGLVLAALSVREDDTDALLSELYKDLNALPQNAKVGTTSLRRKMQLLSLRPDLHIINLRGNVNSRLKRLKDGEFDAIILASAGVKRLRLEKEVKFIYRFSKDELVPAATQGILGIQSPDKSEILTLLQCLNDEKSLIESTVERDFIRTLEGGCQVPIGINAELIGEQITVRSILGLPDGSEILRDKRIILKKNYQGFGERLALEFIKRGAKELLKRAEAML
- the yedE gene encoding selenium metabolism membrane protein YedE/FdhT, yielding MHSFKQKYLVNFWDNYKALVALGILSAVYFGIFGSVWAVTGEMTRWGGEFLELFGVDLSSYSYYQKQNLSGTPLTRTDGLMLIGMFVGCFIAALWANKVKWRLPASKIRIFQALVGGALAGFGARLAFGCNLANFFTGLPYFSLHTWIFTLFMVGGIYVGVKLCNMPFFKPKAKLMKVDKANCTLKPDKTRARVHFALGSVLFILFVLTLGYLSAGELNVKDKSSLLSLALLFGFGFGFVIARAQICFTSCFRDLFLFGRDKAVKGALMGMIIASLIAFAFILQGHGTKLIELSPALALGAFLFGFGIVFAGGCECGWTYRAFEGQTHFMLVGVANIAGTMILALSYDLIPSALKDGVKINLLSLGNLTGFGLNFTLFIFVFVLILCYKKNFFKGI